Within the Channa argus isolate prfri chromosome 12, Channa argus male v1.0, whole genome shotgun sequence genome, the region CGGAGAGCAGAGGTTTAAAGAGGagatcaaaatgaaaatcacCAACATGTCTTTCCAGTTCAGGTAAGTGCACCAGATTCAAATGTCAGCCCAGTAGAGTTGTTACACTGTTGTATGATAAACATCCCGTTTTGCTTCCACAGGCGACTGAAATCAACAGTTGGTGAAAGTGGGGACAGCCCGGACTGGCCATACTACAAGGCCATCGAGAAGATCCTCTCCAAGCCACTAGAGAATGGGCGGGTAAACTCTTTGGAGTTTCAGGGCTCCGCTGCAGGTCCCTCTACTTCCTCCCAGTCTACAGAAATTAACCTGATGGCACAGTCAGAAGACGGGGTGATGGGATTCCTGCCAGAGTACACAGGCTCCTCAGATGAGATGGAGATAAAACAAGAACTGGACTCGTTGAGCTCTGACAGCGAGCACACACAGGGCTCCAGGTACAGGGGcaagacaaaacatttctttgggtgtgtgtgtgtgtgtttgtgttatgtgtgtgtgtgtgtgtgtgtgtgtgtgtgtgtgtgtgtgcacgtattTTAATCACTGTTAAACTGAcctttgtattctgtttttacaggGAAACTATACACCAAAGTTGTTAAATATTCGACTAAGCTGCAATAACAAAGATAATGTCTACAAGGCATTACTCTGTCATGTTATAACGTGCTTTCTCTTGCATGTACCACAACTATTACTCTGCAAACTAACTTATCACCAAATTACTATTGCTCATTATCACTGTACCTCAATATAGAATATGCAACTTCCAACTGAGAAAgatttacaatttattaaatatattattcaaAGAGTAGCTTTACTACAACAAATCACAGGCTGACATGGCAGGTATACAGCCTGCTGCTATGctatgctaagctaggctaattTCCATTTTAGCATAACTAGTTTAACTGTTTCTTTTCTCATTGGCTGGATAGTAGCCATGCTATTAATACTATATATGTAGAATAACAAATTATCAACATACCTATAAATACACattaacaggaaaaaacaaggGAAAATGGAGGAGGGCCTGGCTGTGTTTCAGCTAGTTTGGGTGTTTTGCATTAGTGTTGTTTTAGTGATTAAGTGTGGTAACTGGaaattcaacatttaattttctttgaaGTTTGTCTCTATCATATTTGGTATGTTTTGTGGGAGAGAATACATCACTAAGCCAAGATCaacggcttgtcccttcaggggtcgttgcagcaaaacatgttccgcatgtttttggcatgagtttttacccTTTTGGCCCTTCTTGCCACAACCCtgccattttatccgggcttgggaccgggaCCAAGGTGGCTCTTGGTGGCTCGGCGGGGCTACAACTGGTGGGGTGGGACAGTTGCATCACTGacaatttgtttattatgtacTTGTCAGGCATTTTATTAGACAGCCACAAACCTGTAGATTGGACTGTTTTAGTCTTTCTGAAACATCTAAAAAGCTCCCTTTTCGGTTCTCCAGCTCACATCCTACTACAGCCAGAAAGAGGTATGCCAGCAAGCACATGTcaatgaagagaaagaaactgcAGGTGATGCAGGCCATGCTGCAGCAACAAAAAAGGTCGAGCCGGGCAATAGAGGAAACGTGCAGGGAGGTCCGTCGAGCCATGCACCAACAGAACCTTCTCCAGGTTCAGTGTCTGCAGCTGCAGGAGCGCATGATGAATCTTCTGGAAAAGATGATTCAGTCCCCCTCCTCGAAATCAGCCTCATGGGGTCCAAGCGGGGTCAAAGATTCAGGGAAGCCATGAAGTATGAGGGTTGCAGTTTAAAGGCATGTCTTGCCTCGCCTATCCCCtttgaagcaaaaataaagtatatatattttggatttcattacaactttaaatgtatttaaggtTCATTGTGTTGCATTACTCATGACTCAAGTATAGCATTTACAAATGCAGAGATGTTGCAGGGAGAGAACCAAAAACATGACGTTACAACTTTCCAAAGTGTCATCCATTTGAATATGATTAATGGAATATGACCTTGTTAATGACTATATTGATATTTGCTGGCATTGCAGCATCTACTCTAGCTTAGGGTCCAATCAGAGTTTTCATTTTCGGGACAAATAAATAAGATGTTCTTCCTTGATAATTTGTCAAGTACTCTATTAAACTGTGGGACAACAGCCTTGCCAAAACAGACTTAtcttgtcatttcatttttcactaTGCAAAGATAATTACAAGTTAGAAAAATGTGATGCCAAAACAGGCAATTTGTAGCATAGTGAAGCAGTAGTTGAGGCATTTATCTTTTGCGACATTATGGTTGGGAAGAACTTTAAAGAAGTAGCATCGTAAGCAACATAACTGCATAGGATTTTCAGTATAAGGAAAACTTACAGCTCTAAAATGTCTGCTTGTATTCAGTAGCAGtacatttaatattaacaaaaactcACTGACCTAACATCTCCTGTAGAAGAGACAGCTTGCTTCTATCCTTGATTTTACAATGCCATGGTAATGTAGCACCACAGAAATTATTGGAAAAGACAGATGCTTCCAATGGTGACTtatgtataaaacaaatgtattactTCCAACTGAAAGAATATTTCAACAAAACCCCCTTTGGACATAATAAAACTTGACAAATACTGAGTCCACTGACTCACTTTTATCTTCACACACCCTGACTTCAAATTCTCTGCATGCACACCAAGTAAAGTGAGTAAGGTGCATTATGCTTTTACGACATGacagaaatacaaacattaagatgtaaacagaaaagcacaggcagatttttttaatctgtgtacAAATTACTTGTCCCTGCACTTTtcctaaataaaacaacatgaattTGCTATCATTTCATGTGTTTCACTGTATTCCCCCCACTGTTCAGCAACATATCTATTTCTGCAGGGTAAATAATGCagtacaaaaaaacacagaaggcAAAGAGTGATAGAACATTAGGTCTTTAATTGCCTTTCAGACTACTTTAAGAGGATTTGGAGAAACTAGGGATTAAGTTAGTTCCATAACACACTAAACCAACTCCATATTATTCAGTGCTTCATTCAAAAGAAAACTtagtattatttaatttttttggagATGTACACCAAATTGCCACCAACGCCTGAATGCTACACTTATACAAATAAttattgaaagaaaatgaagcatCTTGCACGGTCTCACGTTCGATTATCAAGGATCCCAATGCCACATGGCACATTTAATCAAATGACTGTCAGTTACTCCCTGTTTTCTGCAAAGGATCTAGGTAGTAAACCATGTGACCGTGTGCAGCCGTTGCAGCCCTTTGATCGCAAAGGTATTGTTTACATACCAAACAGTATGAAAAACTAAACCAGTGTGCAAGAGACAGGTAGCGATCCACATGAGAAAACGAGAACATATTGGTGAGACTTTTATACatagatctatctatctatctatctatctatctatctatctatctatctatctatctatctatctatctatctatctatttaatATATCGAGAATATAAATGTGATAAATTTATATTTGCGTTTTAAAATAGCATGTAATGTGTTAGTAACGATTATTAGAGtgtggttttattcattttatttctattttaaagacgtattaaattatgaaaatttTCAATTATTAGCACGGTTatgtttttaagcgcaaaaTAAGGGTTGTCAACTGTCATCAACGTCAGCCAATAGCGTCACTCCAATTGTTTAAATATTGAATTCAACTCGCGCGCTGATTGGCCTGATAAGGACGTCACGTGTTCCAGAGACGTTACGCTGTCATGGTTACAGTGAAAGACGCTTTGTGATCTCCGTGGCGAGTGAATGGAGGGAGATAGTGCTGTGTGTTGGTAGAAGGACTAACTTCGGAATCACGGCTGCGAAATACTACTTTCCCtaacatattgtttaaaaaaatacgtGCAATTTGAAAAAATCCAAACGCGTGGCCTTATATCACCGCGAATGTGAAGCTGTTGGTGTTTGTTCCGGAACCCTTCACCGCGGAAAAGGtaatttttaaacctttaaaaagtCACTCCGCCTCCAAATGACCTCATTGTTGAGTTGGTTTCGGTCTTAACATGTGAGTTCACTACTGCTTAATGAGTCTGactttataaaaactaaataacaaaGCAGCCTCTCTCGCCAGGTGTTTCctgtgttgaaaatgtttaacgTTTATGGTGAATAGAGCCCTGAACCGTTTTAAACCAGTGGTTAACCGAAACCAGAGAGTCTGGATGTCATTTAAGTGTTGTTGCTGAGCAGGGAGCCAGCTGGGACTTTTGGGGGGATGGAAGTAATTTGCAAGCTGTAGGACATAAAAGCTCCCTGTGTCTTATCTCTGACAAATAATTGGTAAACTAAGATCGATATCAGTGTTTTACTTCGTTATTAAATTTCTGAGTACGAGTAAAACTGAACGATGGCTAAAGAATAGCccccttgtttgtttttgtattgtacaAAACTTAATTTTAGTACCctacttaaattaaaaagaatcaCTTAGGCTAATATAATTGTTTTACCAGGTATTGTAGAGCAGGAATAATTAATTTGCCGTTAGTTAATTGCCAGAAAATTAGTCAGCAACGATTCTAATGAGGGGTTATCATCAAAATTATTAATCAATATAGTTTTTAGGCATAAATTGCTCAAACGggcaataaaatgaataaaactaacCCTGACAACTTATGTGTTTTGGCagtttgttttgtctattttattttgttcattaatgttgttaaaatgtgttttaacctGTCATGTGACCTGTATAGTTTGGTGTATTTTAACCAAgccacttttttttctgtttctcccaCTTAGTGTAACTATAGAATGACAACAACACAATAGTGTTGGCAACTGGTGTTACAGATCTCTCACACTGGATCTAACAGCACCTTACAACAAATATGAGGATACAGGGACAGCCTGAGGGTGCAAGGAGGTGCTTGGAATTAAACACTATTGGTGAGCTCAGGACTGTGGAGGTCATCCGTGGCCGTGCAGGATACGGATTTACTATTGCAGGACAGAGGCCATGTCTGTTGAGGGGCATCTTGGACGGAAGCCCTGCTGATATTGTGGGACTCAAACATGGGGATCACATCATGGCCATCAATGGAACTGATGTGTCCTCTGCTTCACATGAGACAGTGGTGCAGTTGATTGGCACCTGCAAAGGACTCTTGCAGCTGGTGGTTCATACTGAAGGCCGGATAATGGGGAACCCCATCCTTATTGATGCAAAATTTGGGATCAGCCAAAAAAGtgatatttatgaaaaaaaggcATGTGTTCTCCGCACTATCTCGGATGATTCAAACAATTCCTCCTTTAACTCAAGTCATGCTGTCACCACCAAACAGAGGCCGGTATCGGAGCCTGATATGTCTCAGTGGTCACAACACTGGAGCTCTTTAGCTGTGCACCCAAAGGAGGAAACCTCTCGAGTGGGGGGACCAGACTCTCTTTTTACGGAGACAGAAGATGTCAGCCCTGTCTGGAATGTTTTAAACATGACCTTGGTGGTGGGCTACCTCAGCTCCACGGAGCTGATTTTAAATGCTACAGAGTCAGAGGAGGACTGTTTAAAATCCATTCGTGAACGAATACGAGAGTTGGGAACAGAGCAGGATACCCATACTCTGGTGTTGATGAAGATCATGTTTAACTGCATACGACTTTGTGACGACACTGGAGCTGTGCTGGCAGCCTTTCCTGCTGAGAACCTTGTCTTAGGGGCTGTATGTGCTGAAGACCCACGTTTTTTTTGTCTCGTCACCACAGCGCATATTTTCAATGGTCGGATCCCAGACGATGGTCCACTGAGGACCTCTtgtcatgttttcttcattgaCCCAGATTTAGGAAGCCATGAGGACCACATGGGGATTGCTGGACGCTTTGGCTTTGGCTGCACTCCAGATCCAGATGCTTTGGGCTGCCTGGAATTCCCTCAGACTCCCCCAGATGTCCTACACTTTGTAACAGTCCTGTACAGTGACATGGGGGAGGCTGTGGAGAGGCTCAGGTCCAAACTGGATCTGGAAGCTGAGCAGCAAAGCAAGGAAAATGGCAGCACTGGCAAACAAGGTAGCTCCAGCAGCAATGGGGACAGTGGAATTGGAAATGCGTCCCCCCCTATTGAAAGAGCGGATGGGGATTTCCCTTCTGCAATCCAAAACCACCCTGGCCCCCACCtccccagctgtcattgggatTATGCTGTGGCTAATGACCTCAACCCAATAAACCTCTCTAAGAATGACCAAAACCAGAACAATTTCAACATACATTCCCTTTCAGAGTCACTACCTGGTCCTGACTCCCTAACTAGCTTTTATGGAGGTCCTCCACCCAGGCTTGAGTTTCAGTTTAAGCCCCCACCCCCTCCTTTGCCTTTGggtagaaaaacaaacttttttggaGAGCCTTTCAGAAGTAGCCAAAGGTGGTTCTCAAAGCCCAAGTGTCCTAAAGCCTTGAGTGGTGATCCAGAGCCTCAGGTGATGTCCAGTGACAACTGGTCCCCTATTGTTAGTCTTAGCTCCAGCACAACTAATCTGCCCCCACCAATGAACCAGATCCCTTCAGAAAGGTACCAGTCAGGAGATGTCTTGATGCTGCCTCCCAGAGAGGACTGGACCAAAAGATTTCttgaacagagagagaaacagcgGAAGGATGAGAGTAccaaaaatgtaagtaaaatgttaaatggtaaTACTTTGACAGATGCACTGGTGTCTGAGCTTTATTATGTTTACACAGAGATACAGTGTGTATTACATAGTCACACAGAGGGAATTGAGTTTCCAGACAGTGAGGGGGTGGTAACGAGTCTGTTTTTGGGTTACACCTAGAGCGAAATACAATACCACTATTTCTACAGTCAAGTGCTGATGAGTGTAAATTGAGCTCAGAAAATGTACCTGTTGTATCTGAATGATGCAATtgtcacaaatgtgtgtgagaacaaGCAAGGAGcaagatgtttttgtgtgtgttgatgtcttCGTTGCCCACAAGATGTCCCTGTGTATCCATGTAGTCCTGGAAATGAGCATCTCTCAGGAGAGCGATGTTTTAAGTTGTATATCAAAATTAgttcaaaattaattttctttctctcacctGCAACTCCTATTAGTCAGCACTGTAttcataaataatgtttttaataaaggaaaaaaacgtACATTTTCTGGTATGTGCAGCCTGCATTGGATAAAATGCAGCACCAACatttatagtttgttttaaaatatttactggtATTGTCAACCTTACTTATTCAAGCAAAGTATTTTCCTGTTTATTATTAGCTCTGGATTGTGTCTTTGTCCCCCAGCTTGCATTAGATTAGAAAGAAGACAGTCTCGCTCAGGAAGCCAGGCAAATTATAGGGTAGAGCCAATGTCATGCAGCAGTAATTATCTGCAATTCTTAGTGGTTCAAACATTAGACACAGCCTCTCTAATCATAAGGAGATGGAGTGGCTGGTAAACTGCATTATCATCACcggattaataaaaaaatgtgtttgttccaCCTGATCTCTTTTGGTAATTTTTGACAAAGTGTGAATTAGTACCTCTGTCTCTGGACTTGTGAAACAGGGTtgtaatcatttttatattaaatgtatgCGACCACTATGCATGTTTTCATAGAAGACCCCTATTATCATATGCTTCAGGTTAATAAAATATATCcttcaaatttaattaaatactgacatttaaaataaattgtagtaTGGTAAACCATCTTGGCTAATACAGTcatatttgcattttctctcaCACTTATATTGGTCTCTCCTTTATTTTGATAGGGCTCCAGGTTTTGGGGTATGGGTTTTGTCCGTGGTTCTAAACGGCGTTCTGCCAAACGTCTCAGTCTGGCACGTTCACTGGATGACCTTGAGGTAGGCGCAACAttcttgtacttttatttttggttttcctaaatgaaatattttcatataagtAAAA harbors:
- the msantd1 gene encoding myb/SANT-like DNA-binding domain-containing protein 1 yields the protein MATEDGFSYLIPGHSEKHRRAPNWTDGEMKALLYVWEEHHNELKMSKRNAKVYEKMSQRFFQLTGEQRFKEEIKMKITNMSFQFRRLKSTVGESGDSPDWPYYKAIEKILSKPLENGRVNSLEFQGSAAGPSTSSQSTEINLMAQSEDGVMGFLPEYTGSSDEMEIKQELDSLSSDSEHTQGSSSHPTTARKRYASKHMSMKRKKLQVMQAMLQQQKRSSRAIEETCREVRRAMHQQNLLQVQCLQLQERMMNLLEKMIQSPSSKSASWGPSGVKDSGKP